Proteins encoded within one genomic window of Aspergillus nidulans FGSC A4 chromosome VII:
- a CDS encoding ditrans,polycis-polyprenyl diphosphate synthase (transcript_id=CADANIAT00007994), which produces MVSRRDRELLRDNIRSRGAKLSATDRENIMKPYLPDPSELPRWPPQRRRKLPRKTPIRTFIKSQIHLITYTFLHIFFGIAVRLVQTYHAVLDRILAIIYYHHRTPELIRKDVKDLDRLPGHLSVILSLRKEDDALPILMDEVAELVSWSASAGIPVLSVYEKSGLLKSCIPMLHQVITNKLSSYFGSLQQPTLQLFAPHHPIYKTRPAGDAAKNSLVVLLLSATDGQETLVDLTKTLAEMSQNGKLSPDDITMELVDAEISEITTQPSQDVAPTANDHKVSKPLQVKPEPDLLLVFGPSLKLNGYPPWHIRLTEMYCTGVNSDGFTGYGDNVEYQGFLRGLWHYAGAQMRFGR; this is translated from the exons ATGGTTTCAAGGCGTGACAGAGAGCTACTAAGAGATAATATCCGATCTCGGGGAGCCAAGCTAAGTGCTACCGATCGGGAAAATATCATGAAGCCATACCTTCCAGACCCATCAGAGCTACCGCGGTGGCCACCTCAGCGGCGCAGAAAGCTTCCCCGAAAAACTCCAATCCGTACATTCATAAAATCGCAAATTCACCTCATAACCTATACCTTCCTTCACATTTTCTTTGGTATCGCCGTGCGACTCGTTCAGACCTATCATGCTGTTCTGGATCGAATTCTGGCGATCATTTACTATCACCACCGAACACCAGAACTGATACGGAAAGATGTAAAGGACCTGGATCGCTTACCCGGGCACTTGAGCGTGATTTTGTCTCTCCGCAAAGAAGATGACGCCCTGCCAATCTTGATGGACGAAGTTGCGGAGCTTGTATCTTGGTCTGCTAGTGCTGGCATACCAGTACTGAGTGTCTACGAGAAGAGTG GTCTCCTCAAATCGTGTATTCCCATGTTACACCAAGTCATCACCAACAAGCTGTCTTCTTACTTTGGCTCCTTGCAGCAGCCTACACTTCAACTCTTCGCACCACACCACCCAATATACAAAACTCGTCCGGCTGGTGACGCCGCCAAAAATTCTCTGGTCGTCCTTTTATTGTCTGCGACCGACGGCCAGGAAACCCTCGTCGATTTGACAAAGACTCTGGCAGAGATGTCCCAGAATGGAAAACTCTCACCGGACGACATCACCATGGAATTAGTCGATGCGGAGATCAGCGAGATCACTACACAGCCATCCCAGGATGTTGCACCGACTGCGAACGACCACAAAGTGTCAAAACCCCTTCAAGTCAAGCCAGAGCCGGATctccttcttgtctttgGACCTTCACTGAAGCTTAATGGTTACCCACCCTGGCATATACGCCTGACTGAAATGTACTGCACGGGAGTCAACAGTGATGGGTTTACAGGCTACGGTGATAATGTGGAGTATCAAGGATTTCTCAGAGGCCTCTGGCACTATGCTGGTGCACAAATGAGGTTTGGACGATGA
- a CDS encoding ELMO/CED-12 family protein (transcript_id=CADANIAT00007995) has translation MDSNVSELVERLGSEEDAVRKMAVFKLQSSIGDPSFADVFIAEDGLTRLRYLTLHATGNTLAYSLTSFARLLEVDKGWECVDHELVERVVELIVTHPLVNILRGAMSILVSIVSHPSSVGRLSQNAVWGFRALKPAIAIYPQFLEMLVNRLSSADHALCANALQLINSLMRDSITNDSDHEWPKFIQKLQDLGVIKAVYSLMQGTALQDHAHPLIEFQSLTKILLRKWRDTALDLENPEHRRALKGIHLASSQEKGNETGADMRRSKKHSPEKWRRLGFESESPVAQFEDMGFLGMMDLADYVRNHQDEFQKMLLEQSTKPARQRCPIARASLSVTSILYDHFEVDKCETEDSKTYLILESRSNLDKLFKPLLLHWTRLHVAGLHSFFRLWKSTSAELEDYDKIVELVRILIESVVGGAARTKDVQDVEEDLMEFEYSRLRDLQMELLELTYEDAWGQHLRQVREELQHEAAQFVKEQRIRCLLQGAWFPNENISELEGESGSPKWRYVQLSHNRRILHFGDFESMEMNRLDLDVLPGKSEVPLQPAIFELLAN, from the exons ATGGATAGCAATGTTTCAGAGCTAGTCGAGAGACTAGGgagtgaagaggatgcagtGCGCAAGATGGCTGTATTCAAACTCCAGAGCAGCATTGGAGACCCTTCGTTTGCAGACGTATTCATCGCAGAAGATGGGCTGACAAGGCTCCGTTACTTGACTCTGCATGCGACTGGGAATACTTTGGCATATAGCTTAACGAGTTTTGCCAGACTGTTAGAGGTTGATAAGGGATGGGAATGCGTTGATCACGAGTTGGTTGAAAGG GTTGTTGAACTCATCGTAACGCACCCCTTAGTGAACATTTTGCGAGGCGCAATGTCTATACTCGTCTCCATCGTTTCGCATCCTTCCTCTGTCGGTCGCTTGTCGCAAAATGCTGTATGGGGATTCCGCGCGCTGAAGCCTGCAATTGCGATCTATCCCCAGTTCCTAGAAATGCTTGTCAACAGGCTTTCTTCAGCCGATCACGCGCTTTGTGCAAATGCTTTGCAATTGATCAACTCATTGATGCGCGATTCCATAACGAATGACTCGGATCATGAATGGCCGAAATTCATCCAAAAACTGCAGGATCTCGGAGTTATCAAGGCCGTCTATTCCTTGATGCAAGGCACGGCGTTACAGGACCACGCGCACCCTTTAATCGAATTCCAATCACTTACGAAGATCCTCCTGCGCAAATGGCGAGATACTGCTTTGGACCTCGAAAATCCAGAGCATAGGAGAGCTCTTAAGGGCATTCATCTTGCTAGTAGTCAAGAGAAGGGGAATGAAACCGGCGCCGATATGCGACGGTCGAAGAAACACAGCCCCGAAAAATGGCGGCGGCTCGGATTCGAATCAGAGAGTCCAGTCGCACAATTTGAAGATATGGGGTTTTTGGGCATGATGGACCTGGCGGACTACGTCCGAAATCACCAAGACGAATTTCAAAAGATGCTTCTTGAACAGTCGACAAAGCCAGCCCGGCAGCGATGTCCGATTGCGCGCGCTTCGCTATCCGTTACATCTATATTATACGATCATTTTGAGGTTGACAAATGCGAGACTGAAGATAGCAAAACCTACTTGATACTTGAGTCTCGTTCTAACTTGGATAAACTATTCAAACCCCTACTGTTACACTGGACCCGGCTACATGTGGCCGGATTACATAGCTTTTTTCGTTTGTGGAAGTCGACGAGTGCAGAACTGGAAGACTACGACAAAATCGTGGAGCTGGTTCGTATACTCATCGAGTCAGTTGTTGGAGGTGCGGCCCGAACGAAAGACGTACAGGATGTGGAGGAAGACTTGATGGAGTTTGAATACAGCCGACTTCGAGACCTACAAATGGAATTACTGGAACTTACTTACGAGGACGCTTGGGGGCAACATCTACGACAGGTGCGCGAAGAGTTACAGCACGAGGCCGCCCAATTCGTCAAGGAGCAAAGAATCCGGTGCCTGTTACAAGGTGCTTGGTTCCCAAACGAGAATATATCTGAGTTGGAAGGGGAATCGGGTAGTCCCAAGTGGAGATATGTTCAACTTTCTCACAATCGGAGGATCCTCCATTTTGGAGATTTCGAGAGCATGGAAATGAACCGTCTGGATCTCGACGTGCTTCCCGGAAAAAGTGAGGTACCCTTACAACCCGCTATATTCGAGCTTCTGGCTAACTAG
- a CDS encoding putative cell cycle checkpoint protein Rad17 (transcript_id=CADANIAT00007996) translates to MRNHKTQQLSDTTVCGLLQSASEPNYSHRRWPNSQMPGSAGTADVDDNEDSIEDDYDSYDDLFTQHFTDEKLSHLDGIKVAPRPQNRAISPIGNAKDQTAKNAKHFFWKSVSPSNNELPNPTPSEKGALPWAQRYAPLNLDELAVHKRKVGDVERWLSDALEGKTRKNLLILRGPAGSGKTTTISLLSKKLRFDVLEWKTPSTVTYSSKDYVSFGAQFDGFLSRSHIFGSLTLDGHHSSQVPLNNDHASQRRVILIEEFPTMAARNTTVLASFRLSILRYLSLNGPHGGNTYGREVRVPPIVMVVSETFSSTESSFNNLTTHQLLGRELYNHPDTTIIEFNSIAPTFMHKALNLVLKKSSCQPCGNQTLTQSIIENISKIGDIRNAIASLEFICLGNGNKGYWSDPTVKTRRTARTRMKNTAVGSEMREEIAQREASLGLFHAVGKIIYNKRSDASDAEHVQLPSPPDHLRDHDRPTVSMVHVNELLDETGTDIQLFIGTLHENYVPSCNGSSFTECLEGCIGFLSDSDMLCYDRKDRSKFQAGLGIGTVKIETGGVDVLRQEEISYQVAARGLLFSLPYPVRRQLSYARNIKQAGDSHKVFFPPVIRLVRQLQEISNQIDSWKDALLSSTVRPTAVPMKDHTTREFISGKGKSLQGNRDEESPSLVAMLSRSDLILHQLPYLTKIVGKGTMSKNLQQSTGFGAGGSDFTSQHDEDYDFEPSFCEAPGPKSRLEKRIGLSEPQTTLSSQTTDERLVLSDDDIIDDL, encoded by the exons ATGAGAAACCATAAGACACAACAACTGAGCGATACAACAGTGTGCGGATTACTTCAGAGCGCGAGCGAGCCGAATTATTCGCACCGGCGATGGCCAAACTCTCAGATGCCAGGTAGCGCAGGGACGGCAGATGTGGATGATAACGAAGACTCGATCGAAGATGATTATGACTCATATGACGACTTATTTACCCAACATTTCACCGACGAAAAACTCTCTCACCTCGACGGGATAAAAGTCGCGCCCCGGCCGCAAAACAGAGCCATCTCTCCAATAGGCAATGCAAAAGACCAGACTGCGAAAAACGCCAAACATTTCTTCTGGAAATCAGTATCTCCTTCAAATAATGAGTTACCGAACCCCACCCCGTCGGAAAAAGGGGCCTTGCCTTGGGCACAACGATATGCTCCCCTCAACTTGGATGAACTGGCAGTTCACAAACGTAAGGTTGGCGATGTCGAACGATGGCTGAGCGATGCGCTCGAAGGGAAAACTCGAAAG AATTTACTCATTCTCAGAGGACCGGCGGGAAGTGGGAAAACCACCACCATCTCACTACTATCCAAGAAGTTAAGATTTGATGTCCTGGAGTGGAAAACTCCTTCAACCGTCACGTACTCCTCCAAAGATTATGTTTCATTCGGGGCCCAATTTGATGGATTTCTGAGCCGTAGTCATATATTTGGCAGCCTAACCTTGGACGGTCACCATAGCTCACAGGTCCCTCTGAACAACGACCACGCTAGTCAGCGGCGTGTCATCCTCATTGAAGAATTTCCAACGATGGCTGCACGGAATACTACAGTTTTGGCTTCTTTCCGGCTGTCAATTCTACGATATCTCTCCTTGAATGGGCCACATGGTGGAAACACGTACGGTAGAGAAGTAAGGGTACCGCCTATCGTCATGGTTGTGTCTGAAACTTTTTCAAGCACGGAGTCCTCATTCAATAATCTGACAACCCATCAATTACTTGGTCGCGAGCTCTACAACCATCCAGATACCACTATCATCGAGTTCAACAGCATTGCGCCGACATTCATGCACAAAGCTCTAAACCTCGTCTTGAAAAAAAGCTCCTGTCAGCCCTGCGGCAATCAAACGCTGACTCAGTCCATTATTGAGAACATTTCTAAGATTGGAGATATCCGGAATGCGATCGCGTCATTGGAATTCATTTGTCTAGGTAATGGCAATAAAGGCTACTGGAGCGATCCCACTGTCAAAACTAGGCGTACAGCTCGAACTCGCATGAAGAATACCGCTGTTGGAAGTGAGATGCGGGAGGAAATAGCgcaaagagaagcaagtCTAGGACTATTCCATGCAGTCGGCAAAATCATTTACAACAAGCGAAGTGATGCATCTGATGCCGAACACGTGCAGTTGCCCTCTCCTCCAGATCACCTCCGTGACCATGACCGGCCGACAGTCTCTATGGTACATGTTAATGAACTGTTAGATGAGACGGGCACCGACATCCAATTGTTCATTGGCACGTTACATGAGAATTATGTTCCATCTTGCAATGGTTCTTCGTTCACCGAATGCTTGGAAGGTTGCATAGGATTCTTATCGGACAGCGATATGCTTTGCTATGACCGAAAGGATCGTAGCAAGTTCCAAGCTGGTCTTGGGATTGGTACCGTAAAAATCGAAACTGGTGGCGTTGATGTACTGCGGCAAGAAGAGATAAGCTACCAAGTAGCTGCGCGCGGCCTactcttctctcttccttatCCCGTGAGAAGGCAGTTGTCATACGCCAGAAACATAAAACAGGCGGGTGACTCTCACAAGGTTTTCTTTCCTCCCGTCATCCGGCTTGTTCGTCAGCTCCAGGAAATCAGTAATCAAATAGATTCGTGGAAAGACGCCTTGCTCAGCTCAACCGTTCGGCCAACTGCTGTCCCGATGAAAGATCATACAACTCGCGAGTTTATCTCTGGAAAAGGTAAAAGTCTCCAAGGTAATCGCGATGAGGAATCGCCATCACTTGTTGCAATGCTCTCGCGCAGCGACTTGATCCTTCATCAGTTACCCTATCTGACAAAGATTGTTGGCAAAGGCACGATGTCAAAAAACCTACAGCAAAGCACCGGGTTCGGAGCTGGGGGCTCAGACTTCACCTCACAACATGACGAGGATTACGATTTCGAGCCATCCTTTTGTGAAGCCCCAGGCCCCAAGTCTAGACTTGAAAAGAGGATTGGACTGTCTGAACCGCAGACAACCTTGTCCTCCCAAACAACCGATGAACGGCTTGTTCTCAGCGATGACGATATTATAGATGACTTGTAA
- a CDS encoding putative UPD-GlcNAc transporter (Mnn2-2) (transcript_id=CADANIAT00007997): MTMTTEPSARDSFVENDIRLTENGHKLKLRSGHSDPARSGGATTDLGKRRRDADKSIHNMPGIAAVAIQTAFAHWTSIILMISLIFGGCCANVFALEAIVKFANLMQRSTRFRYSRGQILSVALLTFGVVTSALADAQAKGEAVQFGGSGSSNIYSTFIGFAILALAMLLSAFQGIYADRLLLTQWRTLNSSPSLLYHIRALLNPMGHPTELPASDETAGASNSCAISTSNPAEAFLQLLVTCRVYEGFQPILANALTQYWCIRGVHLLSAKSSSLTVTIVLNIRKLVSLLLSIHLFGNALSKGVVMGAILVFVGGSLYGFEGARLRRAAQKKD; this comes from the exons ATGACCATGACAACGGAACCATCCGCGCGAGACTCTTTCGTCGAGAATGATATTCGCTTAACAGAGAATGGCCACAAGCTGAAACTTCGCTCTGGACATTCCGACCCTGCTAGATCCGGAGGCGCCACGACAGACTTGGGCAAACGAAGAAGGGATGCGGACAAATCTATCCACAACATGCCTGGTATTGCAGCTGTTGCAATTCAAACAGCCTTTGCTCACTGGACAAGCATTATTCTGATGATTTCTTTAATCTTTGGGGGCTGCTGTGCGAAT GTATTTGCCCTTGAGGCAATAGTAAA ATTCGCTAATCTAATGCAGAGATCAACCAGATTCAG ATATTCAAGGGGACAGATTCTATCAGTCGCGCTGCTTACTTTCGGAGTCGTCACTTCTGCATTAGCAGATGCGCAGGCGAAAGGAGAAGCGGTACAATTTGGGGGTAGTGGAAGCTCTAACATATACAGCACGTTTATCGGCTTTGCTATTCTTGCGTTGGCGATGCTGCTTTCTGCATTTCAAGGGATATATGCAGATCGGCT ACTTTTAACTCAGTGGCGCACATTGAATTCGTCTCCTTCATTGCTATACCATATCCGAGCCCTGTTGAATCCGATGGGACACCCAACCGAATTGCCCGCCTCTGACGAGACGGCCGGCGCAAGCAACTCTTGTGCAATCTCCACAAGCAACCCAGCCGAAGCCTTCCTCCAACTGCTGGTGACTTGCCGTGTATATGAAGGATTCCAGCCTATCTTGG CAAATGCCTTGACGCAATATTGGTGTATACGCGGAGTGCATCTTCTCTCCGCGAAATCGTCGTCATTAACTGTGACGATTGTTTTGAACATTCGAAAGCTTGTTTCGCTCCTGTTGTCCATTCACCTTTTTGGCAATGCCCTTTCAAAAGGTGTTGTCATGGGGGCTATACTTGTGTTTGTGGGAGGAAGCCTGTATGGCTTCGAGGGTGCGCGGCTAAGGAGGGCAGCTCAGAAGAAAGATTGA
- a CDS encoding dynamin-related GTPase DNM1 (transcript_id=CADANIAT00007998): MAALGENLLVTVNKLQDLVFNTIGNDSLDLPQIVVVGSQSSGKSSVLENIVGRDFLPRGSGIVTRRPLILQLINIPSERHDKPETDEVHVPHTAASVAGQNEWAEFHHQPGRKFDDFALVKQEIEAETARIAGNNKGINRQPINLKIFSPHVLNLTMVDLPGLTKVPIGDQPSDIEKQTRALILEYIAKPNSIILAVSPANVDLVNSESLKLARQVDPMGRRTIGVLTKLDLMDHGTNAMDILSGRVYPLKLGFIGVVNRSQQDIQSGKSLSEALQAELDFFRHHPAYRNMANRCGTQFLAKTLNSTLMSHIRDRLPDIKARLNTLMGQTQQELASYGNKQFSGKEHRGSLILQLMTRFASSFISSIDGTSSEISTKELCGGARIYYIFNSVFGNSLDTIDPTQNLSISDIRTAIRNSTGPRPSLFVPELAFDLLVKPQIKLLEPPSQRCVELVYEELIKICHTCGSQELLRFPRLQAKLIEVVSDLLRERLGPCSSYVESLISIQRAYINTNHPNFLGAAAAMSSIIQSKQDQERKAALAEERRKREKRRIKELGGPNGNAPTHPEDEEEQPETKNLPIRTQSSKGTRSMSPHIGKISDTGITATLNGTHSNPPTAFGGANTTRDSFLNYFFGKDGAQPQLTTSASPNQNQTRQSIHEVNVSSNARRTEMLSPVDDYTTVPEYNEASSVLKDDSEPAISERELMETELIRRLISSYFTIVRETIADQVPKAIMHLLVNHSKDVVQNRLVSELYKEEFFAELLYEDDGIKAEREKCERLLETYKAAAKIVGEVL, translated from the exons ATGGCCGCCTTGGGGGAAAACCTGTTGGTGACAGTCAATAAACTGCAAGACCTGGTCTTTAACACCATTGGCAATGACTCGCTTGATCTACCGCAGATT GTCGTTGTTGGCTCCCAATCGTCTGGAAAATCCTCTGTTCTGGAAAATATAGTTGGCAGAGACTTCCTTCCTAGAGGAAGTGGGATTGTCACTCGAAGACCGTTGATTTTGCAACTTATAAATATACCCAGCGAACGACATGACAAACCAGAGACCGACGAGGTCCACGTTCCTCATACAGCTGCCAGTGTGGCCGGGCAAAACGAGTGGGCGGaatttcatcatcaaccgGGCCGAAAGTTTGACGACTTCGCTCTTGTGAAACAAGAGATCGAGGCTGAGACAGCGAGAATAGCCGGAAATAACAAGGGCATCAATCGCCAGCCGATTAACCTCAAAATTTTTTCGCCGCATGTGCTCAACCTCACTATGGTTGATTTGCCAGGCCTAACTAAAGTGCCAATTGGGGATCAGCCATCGGATATAGAAAAGCAAACTCGTGCCCTAATACTCGAATACATCGCGAAACCGAACAGTATAATTTTAGCTGTTTCACCGGCAAACGTTGACCTGGTTAATTCCGAGTCTTTGAAACTTGCTCGCCAGGTTGACCCTATGGGACGAAGAACGATCGGTGTCCTAACAAAATTGGACCTTATGGACCATGGGACAAATGCTATGGACATCCTATCCGGCCGCGTCTATCCACTGAAACTTGGCTTTATTGGGGTGGTCAACAGGTCCCAGCAAGATATTCAATCGGGCAAATCTCTCTCGGAGGCCTTACAGGCTGAACTCGATTTTTTTCGACACCATCCAGCTTATCGAAATATGGCCAATCGATGCGGGACGCAATTTCTTGCTAAAACCCTTAATTCGACCTTAATGTCTCATATTAGGGATCGCCTACCGGACATCAAAGCTCGTCTCAACACACTCATGGGTCAAACGCAGCAGGAACTCGCCAGCTACGGCAACAAGCAGTTCAGCGGGAAAGAACATCGAGGATCTCTTATATTACAGCTTATGACGAGGTTTGCTTCCTCCTTTATATCTTCAATTGACGGAACTTCATCGGAAATATCCACGAAAGAATTATGCGGTGGTGCTAGgatatattatatattcaACTCTGTCTTCGGCAACTCTCTTGACACGATTGATCCAACTCAAAATCTTTCAATTTCAGATATCAGGACTGCTATCCGTAACTCAACGGGGCCGCGTCCAAGTCTTTTTGTTCCGGAGCTCGCTTTTGATCTTCTCGTGAAACCTCAGATCAAATTGCTTGAACCCCCTAGCCAGCGGTGTGTTGAGCTGGTTTACGAAGAACTTATAAAGATATGCCACACTTGTGGCTCGCAAGAGCTGTTGCgctttcctcgtctccaggCCAAACTCATTGAAGTCGTGTCTGACCTCCTGCGCGAGAGGCTAGGTCCCTGCTCCTCTTACGTGGAGTCGTTGATATCTATTCAAAGGGCCTACATCAACACGAATCATCCAAATTTCCTTGGTGCAGCCGCCGCAATGTCGTCAATTATCCAAAGCAAACAGGACCAAGAGAGGAAAGCCGCGCTCGCGGAGGAACGACGCAAGCGAGAGAAGAGACGAATCAAGGAACTCGGTGGTCCAAACGGAAACGCACCAACACATccggaagacgaggaagagcaaCCGGAAACCAAAAACCTTCCCATCAGGACTCAATCTAGCAAAGGGACCCGCAGCATGTCTCCTCATATTGGAAAAATATCAGACACTGGAATCACGGCAACTTTGAACGGGACGCATTCGAATCCTCCAACCGCCTTTGGCGGTGCTAATACCACCCGCGATTCCTTCCTGAACTACTTCTTTGGCAAAGATGGTGCCCAGCCCCAACTTACTACCTCAGCCTCTCCCAATCAAAACCAAACTAGGCAGTCCATCCATGAGGTCAATGTGAGCTCAAACGCTCGACGCACCGAGATGCTTTCTCCGGTGGATGATTATACCACGGTGCCCGAATATAACGAAGCGAGTTCTGTT TTGAAGGACGATTCTGAGCCGGCAATATCTGAGCGAGAGCTCATGGAGACGGAATTGATTCGTCGGTTGATCTCTTCATATTTCACCATTGTGAGGGAGACAATCGCCGACCAGGTTCCAAAAGCTATTATGCATCTTCTTGTCAACCACAGTAAAGATGTTGTGCAGAATCGGCTTGTTAGTGAGCTCTACAAGGAAGAGTTCTTCGCTGAGCTTCtatatgaggatgatggcatCAAAGCCGAGAGAGAGAAGTGTGAGAGGTTGTTAGAAACATACAAAGCGGCAGCGAAAATTGTCGGCGAAGTTTTGTAA
- a CDS encoding putative actin binding protein (transcript_id=CADANIAT00007999) produces MVDKDWWLGSNAQGERGLFPSNYVELLEDGRQSRAESDTRPADAHESEALADPTPTSGSHVKPTAKALYDYEAAEDNELSFPEGAEIINIEFPDDDWWLGEFRGKTGLFPANYVQLDD; encoded by the exons ATGGTCGACAAAGATTGGTGGTTGGGATCGAACGCCCAAGGGGAAAGAGGACTTTTTCCTAGTAACTATGttgagctccttgaagaTGGTCGTCAGAGCCGCGCCGAGTCCGATACCCGGCCTGCTGATGCCCATGAATCTGAGGCACTAGCCGATCCTACTCCAACCTCAGGCTCTCACGTTAAGCCCACTGCCAAGGCTCTTTATGATTATGAGGCGGCCGAGGATAATGAACTCAGCTTTCCTGAGGGGGCTGAAATCATAAACATT GAATTCCCCGATGATGACTGGTGGCTAGGTGAATTCCGTGGCAAAACAGGGCTTTTTCCGGCGAACTATGTCCAGCTTGATGATTAG
- a CDS encoding uncharacterized protein (transcript_id=CADANIAT00008000) produces MTNAFGKALRHWVSPRSGQLNRATVWTSVTYFQTDSFEQIQTLETCSTSVFFTEEDLDCQHGISQPIGQWTFDIEELSVSGRLCNNGFCKEFFNIRQMGIVLCFNAPEGELADLIDEFSEGKIQFAFVKVIDTNTGLPKSVLIAWCGEGVPERTKGYFTSHLSTVSKFLHGYHVQITARSEADLTVEGIIQKVGDASGAKYTQGLEKPNASVPKPPVSSKPVFTPLRTGGINVNAAAAAPLPLRAKKNDDDGWGPDAPPVTRTNLEKVEPAYKPTRVNIQELKSEKQNEPTVNPSLTTGHQPDGVIKGGYQPIGKVDIAAIRRQAREAGNLTDDRPEPVKGAYQPVGKVDIAAIRARAQKPDETDTSSKGSSARPDGSSGPTTDLDSTESSRLTSLPKPKVTNKFASSTSFTGTKPPLPGGNALSATPVPPIGSASRTFADQGGKTPAQLWAEKKAKERSQEPAAAEESTKPAVANNVQSQLSGVREWKSSYTGRTWAPVQTTHTGKSVENNRTEVAGSFATGMPTPEAITAQQSEATSSAATCPADPNT; encoded by the exons ATGACTAATGCCTTTGGAAAAGCGTTGCGGCACTGGGTTTCCCCGAGGTCCGGTCAACTGAACAGAGCTACTGTCTGGACTAGTGTGACGTACTTCCAAACTGATTCA TTCGAGCAGATTCAGACACTTGAAACGTGCTCCACGAGTGTGTTTTTCACTGAAGAGGATTTAGATTGTCAGCATGGCATCTCTCAACCTATCGGCCAATGGACCTTCGATATCGAAGAGTTATCAGTCAGTGGTCGATTATGCAATAACGGATTCTGCAAagagttcttcaacattcGCCAAATGGGTATTGTTCTCTGTTTCAACGCCCCTG AGGGAGAGTTGGCTGATCTCATCGATGAATTCTCCGAGGGAAAAATTCAATTCGCTTTTGTCAAGGTCATCGATACTAACACAGGCCTGCCGAAAAGTGTCCTCATTGCATGGTGTGGGGAAGGTGTGCCCGAGCGGACAAAAGGATACTTTACTAGCCACTTGTCCACGGTGTCAAAATTCTTACAT GGATACCACGTTCAGATAACAGCTCGCTCAGAAGCCGACTTGACAGTGGAAGGTATTATTCAAAAAGTTGGCGATGCATCAGGTGCGAAATATACACAAGGACTCGAAAAACCGAACGCGTCTGTCCCAAAACCACCAGTATCCAGCAAGCCGGTCTTTACTCCTCTCCGAACTGGAGGTATCAATGTGAAcgcagccgccgccgctccaCTGCCACTAAGAGCGAAGAAAAACGACGACGACGGATGGGGCCCCGATGCTCCTCCCGTTACTCGAACCAATCTAGAGAAAGTCGAGCCGGCTTATAAACCGACCCGGGTCAACATACAGGAACTCAAATCTGAGAAGCAGAACGAGCCAACCGTGAATCCCAGTCTCACAACAGGCCACCAACCCGATGGTGTCATCAAGGGCGGATATCAGCCTATCGGTAAAGTGGATATTGCTGCTATCAGAAGGCAGGCGCGCGAGGCTGGCAACCTAACGGATGACCGACCAGAGCCCGTCAAAGGCGCATACCAACCAGTCGGCAAGGTCGATATTGCTGCGATTCGTGCAAGGGCTCAAAAACCTGATGAGACTGACACAAGTTCGAAGGGAAGTTCCGCCCGACCCGATGGGTCTTCTGGCCCGACTACAGACCTGGATTCCACTGAATCAAGCCGCCTAACATCCCTGCCTAAGCCTAAGGTCACCAATAAGTTCGCTAGTAGCACATCGTTTACCGGCACAAAGCCGCCCCTTCCCGGCGGCAATGCGTTAAGTGCCACGCCTGTGCCTCCTATAGGGAGCGCTAGTAGAACCTTTGCCGACCAAGGTGGTAAGACACCTGCGCAGCTCTGGGCAGAAAAAAAGGCGAAAGAGCGCAGCCAGgaacctgctgctgctgaagaatcAACCAAGCCTGCTGTTGCCAACAACGTTCAAAGCCAACTTAGTGGTGTCAGGGAGTGGAAGAGCTCTTACACTGGGAGAACCTGGGCCCCCGTCCAGACTACGCACACGGGAAAGTCTGTTGAAAATAACCGCACTGAGGTTGCAGGCTCTTTTGCTACCGGGATGCCTACTCCAGAGGCTATTACGGCACAGCAAAGCGAGG CCACAAGCTCCGCAGCCACCTGTCCTGCAGACCCAAATACCTGA